GCGGTGCCCTTCTCGGTGACGATGGCGATGCCGGTGGAGGTGCCGATCAGGTCGGCGCCGGCGGCCAACAGGGCCCGGACCTGTTCGATCGTGCGGATCCCACCCGAGGCCTTGACCCCCATCGACGGCGGCACGCAGCGGCGCAGGTATCCGATGGACGCCGGATCGGCCACGCCCACCGAGAACCGGGAGGCGATCGCGACGAACGCGGCGCCGGCATCGATCGCGGCGCTCACCGCTCGTTCGCGCTGCCGCGCGTCGAGCAGGGGTAGCTCGAGCATGAGCTTGACGCCGATCGGGGCGGCCGCCCCGACCACGGCGGCCAGGTCGTCGGCGAACTCGGTGACCCGCCCCGAGAGCAGGAAGCCGACGTTGACCGTGGCGTCGAGCTCGTCGACCCCGGCGTCCACCAGCGCCCGCACCTCGGCCACCCGGACCGAGGTCTGCGCCGACCCGTGCGGGAAGTCGACGATCGAGCCGATCCGGGCCACCGTGCCCCGCAGCTCGCGGCGGGCCAGCGGCACCCAGCACGGCGGGACGATGGCGGCGTCGAAGCCGTGCTCGACGGTCTGCGCGACATGCTCACGAATCTGGCGGTCGGTGATCGCCTGACCGATCAGGGTGT
This genomic window from Nakamurella multipartita DSM 44233 contains:
- the deoC gene encoding deoxyribose-phosphate aldolase, with the protein product MRPDSPTDLIDPTDPADPAGATHPALVLPPAQLAGRIQHTLIGQAITDRQIREHVAQTVEHGFDAAIVPPCWVPLARRELRGTVARIGSIVDFPHGSAQTSVRVAEVRALVDAGVDELDATVNVGFLLSGRVTEFADDLAAVVGAAAPIGVKLMLELPLLDARQRERAVSAAIDAGAAFVAIASRFSVGVADPASIGYLRRCVPPSMGVKASGGIRTIEQVRALLAAGADLIGTSTGIAIVTEKGTAGGPRNSY